A DNA window from Mycobacterium sp. IDR2000157661 contains the following coding sequences:
- a CDS encoding potassium channel family protein yields the protein MRVVVMGCGRVGASLSDSLARIGHDVAVIDRDGTAFHRLSPEFSGERVLGMGFDRDVLLRAGIEEAGAFAAVSSGDNSNIISARVARETFGVERVVARIYDAKRAAVYERLGIPTVATVPWTTDRLLNVLTRETETTRWRDPTGNVGVTELALHEGWVGRGLSELEASTGGRVAFLIRFGAGLLPDAKTVIQAGDQVYMAAIAGHISEALAIAALPPSEDLESA from the coding sequence ATGCGTGTGGTCGTGATGGGGTGCGGCCGCGTCGGCGCGTCCCTGTCGGACAGTCTGGCGCGGATCGGCCACGACGTCGCGGTGATCGACCGCGACGGCACCGCCTTCCACCGGCTCTCACCGGAGTTCTCCGGTGAACGCGTCCTGGGCATGGGCTTTGACCGCGATGTGCTGCTGCGAGCCGGGATCGAGGAGGCGGGCGCGTTCGCGGCGGTGTCCTCCGGCGACAACTCCAACATCATCTCGGCAAGGGTGGCGCGCGAGACCTTCGGCGTGGAGCGCGTGGTTGCGCGCATCTATGACGCCAAGCGTGCAGCGGTCTATGAGCGGCTGGGCATTCCCACGGTGGCCACCGTGCCGTGGACCACCGACCGGCTGCTCAACGTGCTGACCCGCGAGACCGAGACCACCCGGTGGCGCGACCCCACCGGCAATGTCGGAGTGACCGAATTGGCATTGCACGAGGGGTGGGTAGGTCGGGGACTCAGCGAGTTGGAGGCCTCGACCGGCGGCAGGGTCGCATTTCTGATCCGGTTCGGGGCCGGTCTGCTGCCCGACGCCAAGACCGTCATCCAGGCGGGCGATCAGGTGTACATGGCCGCGATCGCAGGCCATATCTCCGAAGCGCTCGCCATCGCGGCGCTGCCGCCCAGCGAGGACCTCGAGAGCGCATGA
- a CDS encoding APC family permease translates to MSKLSTAARRLVLGRPFRSDKLSHQLLPKRIALPVFASDPMSSVAYAPEEIFLMLSVAGLAAYSMAPWIGVAVAVVLLIVIASYRQNVHAYPSGGGDYEVVSTNLGPNAGLTVASALLVDYILTVAVSISSAASNIGSAVPFVDTHKVMFAVTAVVLLTAINLRGIRESGTAFAIPTYAFLFGMYAMIGWGVIQLYVLGEPLQAESAAFELTSEHDDLFGLAMVFLVARAFSSGCAALTGVEAISNGVPAFRKPKSRNAATTLLMLGVIAVSLFMGMILLAMATGVKVAERPDEQLIGAPEGYQQKTLVAQLAETIFHGFPLGLYLITGVTALILVLAANTAFNGFPVLGSILAQDRYLPRQLHTRGDRLAFSNGIVFLALAAMAFIVAFRAEVTALIHLYIVGVFVSFTFSQIGMVRHWTRLLRTETDGDARSRMQRSRAINTVGFIATGSVLIVVGLTKFIAGAWIAVLAMGGLFVLMKMIRRHYDTVARELEEQETEHDGMVLPSRNHAIVLVSKMHLPTLRAIAYARATRPDILEAITVSVDDGETRELVHRWEESDISVPLKVVASPYREITRPVLDYVKRATKNSPRTVVTVFIPEYVVGHWWEQVLHNQSALRLKGRLLFEPNVMVTSVPWQLNSSERLRTLQPQSAPGDARRGFLD, encoded by the coding sequence GTGTCCAAGCTTTCGACCGCCGCACGGCGACTGGTTCTCGGCCGGCCGTTCCGCAGTGACAAGCTGTCGCACCAGCTGCTGCCGAAGCGCATAGCGCTACCGGTGTTCGCCTCCGACCCGATGTCCTCGGTCGCCTATGCGCCCGAGGAGATCTTCCTGATGCTCTCGGTAGCCGGGCTTGCCGCCTATTCGATGGCGCCGTGGATCGGTGTGGCGGTGGCTGTCGTGCTGCTGATCGTGATCGCCAGCTACCGCCAGAACGTTCACGCCTACCCGTCCGGCGGCGGGGACTACGAGGTGGTGAGCACCAACCTCGGGCCCAATGCGGGCTTGACCGTCGCCAGCGCTCTGCTGGTCGACTACATCCTCACGGTGGCGGTATCAATCTCGTCGGCGGCTTCCAACATCGGATCGGCCGTGCCGTTCGTCGACACACACAAGGTCATGTTCGCGGTGACCGCGGTGGTATTGCTCACGGCGATCAACCTCCGTGGGATCCGAGAGTCGGGGACGGCCTTCGCCATTCCGACGTACGCCTTCTTGTTCGGGATGTACGCAATGATCGGCTGGGGAGTCATCCAGCTCTATGTGCTGGGTGAGCCGCTGCAAGCCGAATCCGCCGCCTTCGAACTGACTTCCGAGCACGACGACCTGTTCGGACTGGCCATGGTGTTCTTGGTGGCGCGCGCCTTCTCGTCCGGTTGTGCCGCGCTGACCGGAGTCGAGGCGATCAGTAACGGTGTGCCGGCCTTCCGCAAGCCCAAGTCCCGTAACGCCGCCACGACGTTGCTCATGCTGGGCGTCATCGCCGTGTCGCTGTTCATGGGCATGATCCTGTTGGCCATGGCAACCGGTGTGAAGGTCGCCGAGCGCCCGGATGAACAACTCATCGGCGCACCCGAGGGTTACCAGCAGAAGACATTGGTCGCTCAACTCGCCGAGACGATCTTTCACGGCTTCCCGCTGGGTCTCTATCTGATCACCGGTGTCACGGCGCTGATACTGGTACTGGCGGCCAACACCGCGTTCAACGGATTTCCGGTTCTGGGTTCGATCCTCGCGCAGGACCGCTACCTGCCGCGCCAACTGCACACCCGCGGCGACCGGCTGGCCTTCTCGAACGGCATCGTGTTCCTCGCGTTGGCCGCAATGGCATTCATCGTCGCATTCCGCGCCGAGGTGACGGCGCTCATCCACCTGTACATCGTCGGGGTGTTCGTGTCGTTCACGTTCAGCCAGATCGGCATGGTGCGGCACTGGACGCGGTTGCTTCGCACCGAGACCGACGGCGACGCACGCAGCCGAATGCAGCGCTCGCGCGCGATCAACACCGTCGGATTCATCGCGACCGGTTCGGTTCTGATCGTCGTGGGCTTGACGAAGTTCATTGCCGGCGCCTGGATTGCCGTGCTCGCCATGGGGGGCCTCTTCGTACTCATGAAGATGATCCGCCGCCACTATGACACGGTGGCTCGTGAGCTCGAGGAGCAAGAAACCGAGCACGACGGCATGGTGCTGCCCAGCCGTAACCACGCGATCGTGCTGGTGTCGAAGATGCACCTTCCCACCCTGCGCGCGATCGCCTATGCCAGGGCGACCCGCCCCGACATCTTGGAGGCGATCACGGTCAGCGTGGACGACGGCGAGACACGCGAACTCGTGCACAGGTGGGAGGAGAGCGACATCAGCGTGCCGCTCAAGGTCGTCGCCTCGCCCTACCGCGAGATAACCCGTCCGGTGCTCGATTATGTCAAGCGAGCGACGAAGAATTCGCCGCGCACCGTCGTCACCGTGTTCATCCCCGAGTACGTCGTCGGGCACTGGTGGGAACAGGTGCTGCACAACCAGAGTGCGCTGCGGCTCAAGGGCCGGCTGCTGTTCGAACCGAACGTGATGGTGACTTCGGTTCCGTGGCAACTGAATTCGTCGGAACGGCTCAGAACCCTGCAACCGCAGTCGGCGCCGGGTGACGCGCGCAGGGGCTTCCTGGATTGA